TCAAGTAGAAGAAAGTTACTCTGGCCCAGAgataatcagcaagcatttatttttcaagtgcttactatgtgtcaggcactgtgctagctactagagatacaaagacagtgaGATAGTACAGAATAACAGCGCTAAAAAATATATAGTGTCTAGGTAACACTCAACTTCTCTCCTCAAAGAGCTGATAGTTTGGTAGAGAGTTAAGACACAATACAAGTGCTATAATGCACGATAATATATAGTAAGCACATGAAGGAATTACAAAATAATTACACTTTACAATATTTAAGGAGTGTATCTAAAGTTTGGTTCCCCAATCACCACCCCACCCATCCCCTCCTTCATCCCTCTTAAATTCTGTCTctactcttcttttctttttacctagTAGTTCAGTGATGAGACAGACCATAAAACTTAACCAAACTTTCTCTTGGTTTATGTACCTCTGCTCTGTGGTCTCTTTTAATGCTATTTCTCAGCCCCTTAACACTGCCAAAGAATAAAGAATATGTTAAAGATACCTGAGATTTTATTGGTACCAATTTCAGGACCCATATAGTTTGCACAAATTCTGCATTCGTTGTTTAGTTGGTTAGttatgtgtgactcttcatgaccccatttggggttttgttggcaaagatactggaatggtttaccatttccttttttcagctcactttagtaagtatctgagactgtatttgaacgcAGATCCTCCTCACTCTAGGcccggggctctatccactgtgccacctagctgccccaagccctCAGAAATACTGCaataataatttttgtttctaatctgtgatttcattatcatGAGGAGCTCTTGgtttggaaactccctccactaatgcaaTCATACTAACTGTCCCAGGTCATATTATAGTGTATTTTATAGCTTACCAAGTGCTTTCATCAAAACTTTGCCATGAACATCATGTTTCTAGTAATACtagtaatttaattttaaaggcATTTGAATTCTAGACTCATAGAGGCTCAGTTATTTAGTGGGAAGCATTctttatttggagtcaggagatatggATTCAGTCCTAGCTGTGTCATTTGTtaaaatcacttaagctctctgaacTTTagctcttcatctttaaaatatggataatagcaTTTGCCTTACCTATCTCACAGTGATATTAAAAGCAAACCAGGTATtgcaacaattgggctagcagctgttgtgggggtgaaagaccaatacaaaaccaacaacaagaacgctgccagcacaggttcttttgatctgctttactaaggaaagtagcattaaggggttaacaattttactttaatccaacatatactataaattctcttagttcaggagggaaagccagcaacttgaacttcagagtaagtacaaacaaattacaaacatacacaatataaacagtccaaatcacaattcatagttaccaaaaagcatcaacatttgAGTTCACGAGCCAGaaagctcttaacaatggctggcccagagtcacatgccactcctccagtggctcagagctccaagggtgaccgccaacctctgggtttatatatcttgttcagggttaaatgtgagtcatacatgcgactcacccatgtgacctaaaagcatcacaaaaattcgacttaaacccccatggtctaaaagcctctgatgtcacaagcatgtcactcaaacccatgtaaactagactttcccttgaggcaaggaggtcatcaaggactcctaatttaatcaaggaaacaaaggctaaactcttcaagggcacttgattgaataagtgctaaaagccctccttaattaccaatacaccagGTAAGGTCAGGTATATGAAAGAAACTTGAAAAACCAAAGTTCTATGTAAAATATTCATAAATACTGTGGTAATGATTTCAAATGGTCATTTAACAATGACATTTTGCTTTGATAGGTGGCTGTAATATTAAAGGAGAAGATGATAGCTGGGACTTTGGTACTGGTGCTGGTTTTTATGTGAATGCCACCCAAGAACCTTGGAAAACCAACTATAGGATGTACTCTTATGTAATAGATGAGGTAAGTCCatcaaaattaacatttttataattaacttcagttattttgatttgtttaCTAACTGTCTTAGTTTGATTTTGTTTGAAAGGTTTAATCTTAAACTCAAGATGAGTATTATTAAATTGATGTTATGTGCATTTATTGATGTTACAGAAAATATCAAACTTTCTCAAAATATCATTTTccatgagaggcaacatggcagtCAGGTTAGAGaattggctttggaatcaggaatatcaTTTAAGTTCTTCTTCTGACTTGTGTTGGTTGTGTAGCTCTGGACAAATAAGTCACTCAACATCTCAGCACCCCAGCAACTTTCAGAGATTATCATTTGTAGAAtagttgttgatctgcattgatagagggagtttagTCCCTGAAAGCTCCCTGAactggtgaaatcacaagtctggaccaTTGAGGTTTTTAAGTAAACCTGTTATTAAAAACTTCTAAGTGTTTTTCAGGATAGGTTAATAATTATGTTAGCCTGTACGTATTGATTTTGAACTTTGATCTAACAAAACTGCCAGTAACCCAACAGCTGATTCAGGAATTACATCCCCATTAATGACTAGTCACTTCTTTACTCAAAtatattcaatttcctttttgtttattttgttatttgatgtTAGCCATATGTCTAATAAGTCCAAACTCTCTCCTcgaaaaaagtatttataatatatatgtatgactATATAATCTGCAAGACTTTGGCCTCTCTTTTGTCTTACTCTCGAACAATGTTTTTCAGTGTTTGTCTCCATATTTCCATATGCCCAGCTGTGCATTGAAGTCACCTTGTATTAAGTATGTTAAAACATAAGCTTCTCAAGAAGATGGAGTGTTTCATTCATTGTGGTTTTATCtgtagcatctagcacagtgcccagcatataggaggtgcttaataagtacttgctaATTGGTTGATATTAATTTAATCTAGAGAgttttaagtttttaataaaattcTCAACCTCTTCATCCCTTATGGTAGTTATATTGATGGCTAATCTTTACCAGATACCAATCATGAGCACCGCAACATAAAATTACCTAGGTTTCTTATGAAATAGTGTTTCCTTTTTGACACACAATAAAACCAACTTTGCCagctcctttatttgcctctctaaGGAAAACCTGTgagccatctttccatttagctgcagcttccttttatcttctggtttcatttatagcatgAATGCCAAGATTGATGCTTCAGTTCTTCCAGTAAGTAGTATGTCCCCTCATTGGTCACTGGGCTGGACTATCACTTTTGGAGTGctgaaaattaatttaatgtttttagtctACCTAAAGAACGTGATGGAGTGCCCCATATGACCTTTGCTCTGTTAACTATTGCTGTGGAAGGGGCCTGCCCAGAACTGAAGgtcattttgtgtttttcttttttctttctttctttcttttttttttttttttttttttgaggcagttggggtcaagtgacttgcccagagtcacacagctagtaagtatctgagtctggatttgaactcaggccttcctgacttcaggatcagtgctctatccactgtgccatctacctgcccccattttatatttttctttgttgtatgAGTTATCATGGCTGAAAATTCATCACTAAGTAGCCAGCCTTTTGTAGTTAGCCAGTATGACGCTCAGTAAGCAGGTGCAAGCTCTTGCCAGGACTTCAAGTTGCCTAGAATGGTAGAGCTTACCTGACAGCTCTTGTGCTTTTCTGACTTACTAGGTAACCTTTATGCTCTGATAAGTAGGACTTTGTAGAGTTATAACCTTACCAGTCTAAAAAAACAGCAGAATCAAAAGTGCCAACCATGTGTAGTATATTTTAAAGGCAACACAGAAGCAGAAAccatttcttttctccaaaatattttattttaaatgaccaGTATAGAGATGTAATTTTGCCTAAAAAAGTAAGAATAGTTTATCTCCTTAAATCAGATGTcatccttttaattttaaaaaaaaaatgcaaatttttgACTTTTAAATGAAACAGAGTCAATAATCAATGTGTCTCACtttctattgttttgtttgttttggaccACTTTTGAGGACTATGACATTATAGTATAaccaatgttttctttttaatagtaaTATTTCTTAttcatgaaattttaaaactgtAATCAGTATATACAGAAAAGTAAATTTAATCAATTTTTGCATAGATTGAGTCAGTTACCAGTATTGATTTATtcgtggtattattattattgtgtacTTTGGAAAGAGGCTAAATTTTTCTTATAGTTTTGTCATGTTATTAATCTTTTTCAGCTGCCCAAGCTGATAAATGCCAATTTTCCAGCTGACCCAGAGAAGATATCTATTTTTGGCCATTCTATGGGAGGCCATGGAGCTCTGATTTGTGCTCTGAAGAATCCTGGAAAATACAAAGTAAGATTATCTcattgtgtaacaacaatgttgctagcagctgctgtggctatgtaagaccaataacactagcacacagaaaggctgccaacacaggttctttgatcagcttttctaatgaaagcaattttaaggtgTTAAtgatctcagtttaattaaacatacatatatcattcactcccCTACCCTCTGCAGCTTCATCCCTTCTAGGAACAGGGGGCCCACCCCAACTCCCACTTGGCTCCCCCTTCCCTGTCATcaagttcaaggggaaaagatcagccctctgaacttcagggcaaatacaaacagaaattacaagcatacattataaacagagcaaataatacaaaatagtctatccatagcaatacatagttaccagagaagcaccaacatctgggttatcaaagccggggggagggggtgactgctttaatggcttgcccagagtctcatcactctttcagtgagtgtacccGCGAAGGCAAAACACCAGCCttagagctcttataccctgttcaggaccctgagggctggggtcAACatagcatttagggtgtgggaaagttcttcaatccCTAgaaccacatcatatacaaatcagtgACTCCCGATTGttttaatgctgagaaacactccaaaacaaaaagatcccactttaacTGCCCCactcaaacaaaggggagactcactaaaggcacttgatagccttagcatcccaaaaaaaagaacagcaaaaaagtcctgccctgattaccattacacagtGTTAAAATGGTTAACAATTCTTTTAGTGATTTATTAAGTTGAATTTGGGAGTCGTTTATCTTTGTAGTATTGACATTAGAATTTTCCAGAGCCAgtgataagaaataaaaaatatgtcTTCATATTTTATATTGGAAATTTTTGCTACAAATTATACCCACAGTTCCAGAAATGAAACTtattgtctatgtatatatatatctctaaGATACATTTTCTTCTCAACCATGTACTCACCTTAAATTGGCGTTTCATCCAAACCAATAGCTGAAATAAATCTTTTATTAGTTATTCACCAGAAATGTTTTGAAAGCTGATTTAGtgctcaaagggaccttagagatcatttagtgaGTCCAACGgcctcattttctagatgttgACTCTGGGACCCAGAggggtgacttgcctaagatcacatagaaATTAATCcaggcatttgaacccaggccttctgtctTTATATGCATTTCTCTTTATACTATACTATTTGATTTGCTTATTTTTGTTCAGAGTCAGCTTTcatcatttaaaaaccttatctAGTTGGAATTAATTCTGAGGTACTAATGATCGGAATGCTCTAACTACCCCTATCATTCTATCAGAAGCAGCTTGGTAAATTTAACTGATTTTCTGAGTTAGAAGGAGCTGTCCTTAGCTTATAATACTTTAGggattctttattcttttttatttagtgATTTATAATAACTTCATGTCAAATATCAATACAACTAAATTTAATGTCTATAATTAAACTAGTTTCAACACATGAAAATCTTAACTATTTAGTGACTTCATGTGAGCGTCAGGTTTCTTTTCTAGTCTAATTCACTTTTCCTTTTATATGAAAGCAGTAGagattcttttctttattaaCATATTTTTAAGCAGTCCTAAATTCTTTAGGCCAAAGTAACAACTTTCTCTTTTGCCTATTCTAGATATTATATATTTTCATGTCAGTTAGTAACCTTGAGTCCTCTATATTCAGCTCATTATATAATGGAGAGCAATGTGCTATGGGGAGTTGCAAAGGAAATTGTAAATGTGGTCTTTGACAGAAACAATATTCTGCTATGCTTTGAATGCTTGACCATGTTGGGGTAGCAGCTTTTGGCCTTAAAATCATAGGACTTTCATGGTCCCCCAAGGGATTAGTTACTAAATTATTCCAAATCTCTGATTCAGAGACTTCTTTCTGTGGCAAGATATGTTTTGTTATTGGCAAGATTTGTTTTGAAATTGAACCAACTTCCTGTCatggtagattaaaaaaaaaaacaaacattttttcagTATGCAATAAAGTAATTTTCTATTCCCTAATGCAAAAATAGaacatgtttatatttttttattattaaatctaATAGAAACCAGAAGGTCATATATAAGATATAAGTTCTTATAATAAGGTATAATAAGATATAAATTCTTTGATGCATAAAAATATCTCTTCTCTGAATTTCAACCAAACAACATGGTAAATGTGTGCTGAGTTATATGCTTGCTAGAGGTGTAGAATTCAAAATAATATGGAAAAAATTTGTACCATTATTAGTGATAATGCTATTTGAATTCAAGTGTGTCTTTCTTAATAACACTTAGAGTATTTCAAAATTAAATGCCATTTATTCACTAAGAGTCTATTATAATATCTCAccaagttaatttatttttggtgggCATAGTCAGCCACAGGAAAAGTACTAAACATAAACTTccttttatttaatgtatttatttgatgaataatattttattgcttTGTGTTATTTCAGCACCCACAATTTACTCGCAGTTTACCAGAATATTCAGTGGGCTGTTCTGGTCCTTGAGGCACTTATAATCAAAGCCAAAGATATTTCAAGAAAATTGTTCACAAACCTTTTCATGAGTCAGTAGCTTCTTAGTTATTTTCTACGTGtcagttcaaatattgccttccAAAATGACTGGTTTTGAAAcgtggtttctttgtttttgaagtcTGTGTCAGCATTCTCTCCAATCTGCAATCCAGTCCTCTGTCCTTGGGGGAAAAAGGCCTTCAGTGGATATTTAGGATCAGATCAAAGTAAgtgggaggtaggtactaaaTAATTCATACGTGATatattaaaatctttttaaaattatacaaacTAGAGATCATACATGCCCTAGCCATGCCTTGAGGTATTTCTAAAAATTTCAGGAATAAATTTCATAGTAGAATATACATATGatgaaaaatttaattttaaacaaTGATTAATCATAGTAGATTCCCTAAGAAAAAGGGTGTTCAGTAATAGTCCTGAATGATGAAAAGGCAGTTTGTACTTCTTACTAATATAGAAAGTCTGTGTTCTATTATTTCTTGTAAAATTTAAATTAACCCACATCTTTACTGTGTCTATAACAGTGTTATATATTCACTCAGACTATGACAAGAGTCTAGATATGTAAATGGGGCTTCTTTATTCATAACACTTGTGCTGATTTGACTGAAAAGTTCCCCATGGAGAActcacttgtttgtttttttgttttttaaagagacaGATTTGTATctggtatacatatatatgcacaaaaataaatgaagttgCCTATTCATacatggagaggggagaagaaagaaaagtcacATGATATGGTTAGAAGTGGAAGAATACTAGTGTGTGTTTCTGGGGCTGGTAGAGGGGATAGACTAGTTGGACTAGAGAGTACCTAGGTGTGAAGGGAAATAAAGGAATTagaaacatcttttaaaatgctttgatGTTTTTATTGAACTTAAGAGGTGGCCAAGAGTTGCTACAGAGTTACAAGGAAAGGCTGTGAGCCAAAGAATGCTCAAGGTAGAAGATCCTTGCTTTTTTGAGGAGGATTAATCAAAGCAAGGAAGAAGCTATAAACTGGGAACTTGAATCCAGGAAGCTTTTTAACCAAAACCTTAAAAATAATCTTGAGATTATAGAGTTTTAATAGCTTCTCTTCAGACTTGAAAGCATGTTTCAGATTGAATCAGCCTTGTCAGCTGGGtggcttttaatttctgtttcacTCTAGTAGCAGCATTAAGTATACCTGGCTTACTTTGATGTACTGTCTCCAGAGTACTACGTTTTCTAAAATATCTTCCTTTGTAAACATTGTAAAAATTAGTTttgactttttccttttatttacagGCATATGATGCCACTCATCTTGTGAAGTCTTATCCAGATTCTCAGTTGGACATATTAATCGATCAAGGCAAAGATGACCAGTTCCTTAAAGATGGGCAGTTACTTCCTGACAATTTTATAGCTGCCTGTGCAGAACGGAAAATTCCAGTTGTTTTTCGATTGCAAGAGGCAAGTATTAGCAAACTATTTCTCTTGAATTTGTGTGACATGATCTGACTCAAAAAACCACTGGCAGagctttttctttgatttgaatTTGAGTTACGTTTTTCCCCGATATTTCTGATATGTTTCTTTAAGACACATCTGAAAATTAATGTCCCATTGGGTTACAGTAATTTCTGTGTCAAATAATATGTAGAGACCATTTAAGGGAAATAGATATTTTTGACTTAAAAGTTAAGAAGTACTGTGTAAAAGAAGTTGCCATAGTTTCTTGAACTACTGCCGTATAATTAACACAGTAAAAATAAGTTATATAGCAACATTGAAGACTTAAGTAAAAGCCAGAAGTTTGGATCATTAACTGTTTCTAACCTTCCTCTTAATTCCTACCTTCAGCCATTCTACTATGGTTAGAATAGATGACTTTAATtcaaccaaaaatattttattgggaGCCTACtgtataaaatggaaattgtcTCTAACAGGACTTTCCTTCTTCGGATttagaagtatttttttaaggCATGAAAGTAAAACTAAATATAGAAGGCTCAGTTCAGATAATAACAAGAACAATAATAGACCTTTCTATAGCACTTAAAGAATTACAAAACCCTTTGTAAAGATTATTAAGTTTTCTCCTCATaagaactctgggaggcaggttttataattatctccattttacagatgagtcagtGTAGAccggtttagtgacttacccagagtcacatagctagtgtccgAGGTTCATTTGAACTCAATTTTCTGATGCCAAgctcggtgctctatccaccataccaacCAAGCTGCCAAAGACATGAAATAAGCACCATCAGCAGAGGGAAAATGGTTCGGCAGAGAGTAGTACAATTACTACAATATGGGGATGTGACATTTTTCAGTGTTAAAAGGACTGCAGCAAAATACTCAAAAAGGTTGAAAACCATATCGTAGTCATTGTACTACTCTCTGTTGATTGAGAAAATACATGACTAGATATATGCACCCCTGGGAATGATTTGAGAGGATTTACCCAGTGCTCTAGAGGCCTTTCTCTAGCTCTCTTGACATTCCATGGCTACCAGTGCGGCATTTGCACTGTTTATTGGTTATCCTTTATTCTTGTTCAATGACCAGCCAGCCTCCTTTTCTGACCATACATTTCCTGGGTATTATCTTTTACATTGCTGCTTGTGTGACAGTCATGGTTGGTAATATGCCGCCACTTGTTTACTGAATGTCTCTTCATTGTCTTTTATATGACTGACAATTTGGATTTATCAGAGATTGTGGTGTTCTCTGATTTGTAGCCCTGCAATATCAACAAATCAGTATTGATCGTCGAAAAACAAGGGCTTACATCGGCAAACAGCTTAGGAATCATTGGAAGTATTGGGTAATTTCTCAAATCTGTCATTTCCTGTCATGGCTTGGGATGATTTGGCTTAAATCTATCCTGTTtccttcctattcaattctgaaCCTAGCTTGTTACTCATCTACAGTTATCTCTCcaacacacacatgcgcgcacgcgcatgcgcacacacacacaatcacacaatATGTGTGGGCAGTCCTCAATGGGCTCCCCATCCAACTGTATGTCATACTCTACAGACAATAatcattctttatccatttgCTTTTACCTGTGTAAAGCAATCTCTTTTGAGTGGTTACAGTAAGTCTCATTGAGGAGACCCTGTAGCATTCAGAGGCTTGATATAGTCAGCACAAGGTAATCTACAAACTGGTGCATCCAGAGCCATCCATCTTGCATTTGGATTCTGTGTGAGTTATCTTTCAAGACAGTATCAGACACCTTTGGTTTGCGTGTTTCTGTAATGATCAGAACATCATTGAATAAAGCTATTTCTGTAGTTACAACTATCTAGGAATCTTGTAAGATCTCAACTAAGGCATTGAAGACACCTAGTTGGGAAAAGTTTTCAGGTTGCATTTTGCTCTGCTAAATTTGATCTTTTTTTATAATCAACAAATACCTTTCAGTCAACTATGTGACTGAAAATGTGGTCTGCTGGCAAAAGCCTACctgttctttcttgtttctttcacCGAGGATACCCTCAATATATGTGTCAACCTGAGGTGTCAGACATGCTGCTTGCAACACTCTGGAGTGTAAACTGAGCCggattaaaatgtaacaaaataaaaatacaataaagtagttaacattacattttaatagtCTATGTGCCCCACGGGGATCCTTTTTTATGGGTTAGtggtcccatttctatttgaggttGACACTGGTAtagatcattctcataaagatttttttttttggagggggaaggcaaagcagttggggttaagtgacttgcccaaggtcacacagctagtaaatgtcaagtgtctgaggccagatttgaactcaggtcctctttactccagggccagtgctctattcactatgccacctaactgcccctctcataaagattttaaagAGATAAGGGTCCGTAGTAACTCCAGATgactttttttggtaataataccATCTGTAAGTTTTTTCTAGTTCAGTATTTTCACCTCTTTGCTTTCATAATTATTTCTTCTACTGTGAATTTTTGTCTGTATTTACTGGGCTTCCCGGCTTCATCTTCACATCTGCCATTTCTGCTTCCTCAGGTGGCAGACACTCTAGAGCCTGAGGTCATAACAGCTGTGTGGGGATCATTCCATTGGTACTGATGATAAAAACAGACCCCTAGAGAAATGCTGATGGATCACTTCCCTTTTGCTTCTGTTCATTGACCTCACTTGGTCTCTGAATTTCCTTGGGCTGCTCTGGGCTGACTCAGACAAAGATTTCTGCACACTTATTTTTACCTGCACTATGCTTGTGAGGTGCCACAATCCACAATCTTCCATCACCCTCCCCCATGACATTTCTCAAATGAGGTTATATTCCTAATTAATGTTGCCCTTGTCTCATGTGTCTCTGCTTGATAAGTCACCAAACATTCACTCTGTGTCTGCTATTGCTGGGCGTTGTGCCAGGGGCCGGAGATTCAGATGCAAATGGAAACAGTCTCTGTCTTCAGGGCACTTAGGTTCTTTGGgaagaataatatatatatatacacacacacacacacacacacacacacacacacaaagtaaatacaatgtaatttgtAGAGAGGTTTGCTGGCAGCTCAGAGGACTCAGGCAAGGCCCCTTGGAGGAGATGTGACCCTCGAGCTGAAAGAAGCTAGGAGCTTATAAGAGGTGGAAGTAAAGAGAGAGCACCTTTCTGCCATGGAGATTAAACCTGTGAAAGGCCTGGAGACAGAAAGTGGAAGATAGTATGTGAGGAATGAGGCTGGAAAGCTAGCTTGGAACCAGGTTGTGAGGGTCTCTGATTgtcaaataaagaaatttatattttatcctagaggcgaTAAGTAGGGGGTCACCAGAGCATATTAATCAGGGATGTGACACAGTCGCACCCGTGCttggcatctgtgtggaggatggattggaaggggGAGAGCCTTGAGGAATCAGGCCAGTTAGGAAATGAAAAGTATTCTGtttttgttaaatgaatattGATATGCTTTGAAAGAGccaatggtacagtggatagagtgctgggcctggagtccggaagacctagttcaa
This Trichosurus vulpecula isolate mTriVul1 chromosome 2, mTriVul1.pri, whole genome shotgun sequence DNA region includes the following protein-coding sequences:
- the ESD gene encoding S-formylglutathione hydrolase, producing MALKQISSNKCFEGFQKVYEHDSVELKCKMKFGIYLPPKAETGKCPVLYWLSGLTCTEQNFITKAGYHQAAAEHGLIVVAPDTSPRGCNIKGEDDSWDFGTGAGFYVNATQEPWKTNYRMYSYVIDELPKLINANFPADPEKISIFGHSMGGHGALICALKNPGKYKSVSAFSPICNPVLCPWGKKAFSGYLGSDQSKWEAYDATHLVKSYPDSQLDILIDQGKDDQFLKDGQLLPDNFIAACAERKIPVVFRLQEGYDHNYYFIATFINDHIRHHAKYLNA